Genomic DNA from Candidatus Poribacteria bacterium:
GCCCCCGGTCAAAGCCCGAGTGTAATAGATAAAAAAGTTAATCCATTAGTTTATTACTGCGCCAATAAACTAAGGAAAATAACGAATGAACTGTTGAACGCTATGGGGAGCGAGACACGCTGTAATTTCGGAAGGGAGGAGAAAGGCGATGGGAAGGTGATAAATTGCTTCAGTGGGCACAAATATAGGGGACAATCCCTCTCTGATCAAGGAATCGTCCCCTACAATTGCGCTGTTGTATGAATTGAGGTTTGCGTTTAGATTGCCGCGGGACCTTTTTCGCCGGTGCGGATGCGAATCGTTTCCTCAATTGGCAGGACAAAAATCTTGCCATCACCAATTTTTCCAGTAGAAGCCGATTGTTGCACAGCATCTACAACTTGATCCAAACTCTCTTCGGCAACGACGATCTCGAGTTTTAACTTGGGTACAAATTCAATGGTGTACTCGCTTCC
This window encodes:
- a CDS encoding P-II family nitrogen regulator, with the translated sequence MIRPFKLEDVKEALNNVGVRGMTVTEVRGFGRSRGHTELYRGSEYTIEFVPKLKLEIVVAEESLDQVVDAVQQSASTGKIGDGKIFVLPIEETIRIRTGEKGPAAI